From a region of the Zingiber officinale cultivar Zhangliang chromosome 4B, Zo_v1.1, whole genome shotgun sequence genome:
- the LOC121977191 gene encoding uncharacterized protein LOC121977191 isoform X2 has protein sequence MAESGGGRGERRPVRCPNCDELLPGLANLTAHRCGDRSATSRARRDLPPTDFSLERDTVGFNSREERDRLGFIPEFTSRRRPASNSDDRADGRRVERGSNCVVGRQPSSSKSLLSDSTSFSDDVAPAFCRMPEDHMKPNPLANYGDDRSKTKKNQYRKDGAELWSNDPLLLLRQLDELRDRISKSSEFLEKPRAKMPAVNERSVYYRRSHEILSKTKERVSVTEPYSSGMTNFHSDGYIHRQLDVVPLSSYHSDEFDLQHRKYKLLPESTPYSITNQGRFGLAQNSRVPSLGIQMFRMKEHNEGGARAEKSKTKEKHHCQAFAGATPFVICSSCFELLKLPQDNTLLVSKKLRRLRCGSCSEVFCVELIGKRLVISSHSPSLAVSKANDSSRAKVNQHEQYKAQTSSKSDVSSISEEHGVPCQAILPTDDNNSSPFTSSHVLMEQESIDLPDPENLKGLSVASNRSEHVENPDSTDVSAVADLLIQDSLSFLLSSQKDISETGSKKEHSDEEVRIYDDDKFHQSPEQGEEITGIDLSLNDYSSSSLDHNDIEKHQSQMGTEKTNDPSVLNTILKDTPQIKMPAKAKKSQVSVNGYLIPDHLVRKAEKKAGSIFPGEYWYDWHAGFWGVMRQPCLGIIPPFIEEFNYPMPANCAGGNTGVILNGRELHRKDLNLLVSRGLPFSAGQPYILDFSGNLFDEVSNEHLGNFGKLAPT, from the exons ATGGCGGAGAGCGGTGGCGGACGAGGCGAGAGGCGGCCCGTGCGCTGTCCCAACTGCGACGAGCTCCTCCCCGGCCTCGCGAACTTGACGGCCCACCGCTGCGGTGATCGAAGTGCTACTTCCCGAG CAAGGAGAGATCTCCCACCTACTGATTTCTCGTTGGAGAGGGATACCGTAGGATTCAATTCGAGAGAAGAACGAGATAGATTAGGGTTTATTCCAGAATTTACAAGTAGAAGAAGGCCTGCCTCCAATTCTGATGATAGGGCTGATGGGAGACGTGTAGAGAGGGGAAGTAACTGTGTAGTTGGTAGGCAACCTTCATCATCTAAATCTCTGCTTAGTGATTCTACCTCCTTCTCAGACGATGTAGCACCTGCATTCTGCCGAATGCCAGAAGATCATATGAAGCCCAATCCCTTGGCGAATTATGGAGATGACCGTTCCAAGACGAAGAAGAACCAATATCGGAAAGATGGAGCTGAATTGTGGAGTAATGACCCGTTGCTGCTTCTGCGacaacttgatgaattaagggaTCGTATCAGTAAATCTTCTGAGTTCTTGGAAAAACCGAGAGCAAAGATGCCTGCAGTGAACGAAAGGTCAGTATATTATAGACGATCACATGAGATTCTGAGCAAGACAAAGGAAAGAGTGAGTGTGACTGAACCCTATTCTTCAGGCATGACAAACTTTCATAGTGATGGATACATCCATAGACAATTAGATGTAGTTCCTCTATCCTCTTACCATAGTGATGAATTTGACCTTCAGCATCGAAAATATAAGCTATTACCAGAAAGCACTCCCTACTCAATCACCAACCAAGGGCGCTTTGGTCTTGCACAGAATAGTAGGGTTCCTTCTCTTGGTATCCAAATGTTCAGGATGAAAGAACACAATGAAGGAGGAGCAAGAGctgaaaaatccaaaacaaagGAAAAGCATCATTGTCAAGCTTTTGCTGGTGCAACTCCTTTCGTGATATGCTCTAGCTGCTTTGAGTTACTGAAGCTACCTCAAGATAATACTCTACTCGTGTCAAAAAAATTAAGAAGGTTGCGGTGTGGATCATGCTCGGAGGTATTTTGCGTTGAACTTATTGGAAAAAGGCTTGTCATTTCTTCCCATTCACCATCATTAGCTGTTTCTAAAGCCAATGACAGCTCTCGTGCCAAAGTCAACCAGCATGAGCAATATAAAGCACAAACTAGTAGTAAATCAGATGTTTCTTCAATTTCTGAAGAACATGGTGTCCCGTGCCAAGCTATTCTGCCAACAGATGACAATAACTCATCTCCTTTCACATCTAGCCATGTACTGATGGAACAAGAAAGTATAGATTTACCTGATCCAGAGAACTTGAAGGGGCTTTCAGTGGCTTCTAATAGGTCCGAGCATGTAGAAAACCCAGACAGCACAGATGTATCAGCTGTTGCAGATTTACTGATTCAGGACAGTTTATCTTTCTTGTTATCCAGTCAAAAGGACATTTCTGAAACTGGTAGCAAGAAGGAACATTCTGATGAAGAAGTAAGAATCTACGACGATGATAAGTTTCACCAGAGTCCTGAACAAGGCGAAGAAATAACTGGGATTGATCTGTCACTGAATGACTATTCCAGTTCCTCTCTGGATCATAATGATATAGAGAAACATCAAAGCCAAATGGGCACTGAAAAGACTAATGATCCATCAGTTCTAAATACAATCCTCAAAGATACACCGCAAATTAAGATGCCGGCAAAAGCTAAAAAATCTCAAGTTTCAGTTAATGGTTATCTAATTCCTGATCACTTAGTTCGGAAGGCTGAAAAAAAGGCCGGAAGCATTTTTCCTGGAGAATATTG GTACGATTGGCATGCTGGATTTTGGGGTGTCATGCGACAGCCATGTCTTGGCATAATTCCT CCATTTATCGAAGAGTTCAACTATCCTATGCCTGCAAACTGTGCTGGTGGGAACACTGGTGTCATCTTGAACGGAAGAGAGCTCCATAGGAAAGATCTCAATTTACTGGTTAGTCGAGGACTACCATTCTCAGCTGGTCAACCTTATATTCTTGATTTTTCAGGGAATCTCTTTGATGAAGTCTCTAATGAACATCTGGGTAATTTTGGGAAGCTTGCCCCAACGTAA
- the LOC121977193 gene encoding transcription factor TGAL1-like, which yields MMAEGSPRTDTSTDVDTDEKDQRFERGQLAVLAASDSSDRSKDKTLDQKTLRRLAQNREAARKSRLRKKAYVQQLENSRVKLTQVEQEFQRARQQGIFISSSGDQSHSIGGNGALAFDVEYARWLEEHNRQINELRAAVNAHASENDLRVTVDSILTHYEEIFRIKGVAAKTDVFHMLSGMWKTPAERCFLWLGGFRSSELLKLLANQLEPLTEQQLMGICNLQQSSQQAEDALSQGMEALQQSLAETLAGSLGPSVSSGNVANYMGQMAMAMGKLGTLENFLRQADNLRQQTLQQMHRILTTRQSARALLAINDYFSRLRALSSLWLARPRE from the exons ATGATGGCAGAGGGCAGCCCCAGGACAGATACCTCCACAGATGTGGACACTGATGAGAAAGATCAGAGG TTTGAACGCGGTCAACTTGCTGTTCTTGCAGCTTCTGATTCAAGTGATAGGTCAAAAGACAAAACACTTGATCAAAAG ACTCTTCGTCGCCTTGCACAAAATCGTGAAGCTGCTAGAAAAAGTAGACTAAGGAAAAAG GCTTATGTACAACAACTAGAGAATAGTAGAGTAAAGCTGACTCAAGTTGAGCAGGAGTTTCAACGAGCTCGTCAGCAG GGTATTTTTATCTCTAGCTCAGGAGATCAATCACATAGCATTGGTGGGAATG GGGCATTGGCTTTCGATGTTGAATATGCACGATGGCTCGAAGAACACAATCGGCAGATAAATGAACTGCGGGCAGCAGTTAATGCCCATGCGAGTGAAAATGATCTGCGTGTTACCGTCGATAGTATCCTGACACACTATGAAGAAATATTTAGGATCAAGGGCGTCGCTGCCAAGACAGACGTCTTTCACATGTTATCTGGGATGTGGAAGACACCAGCTGAAAGGTGTTTCCTATGGCTTGGGGGTTTCCGATCGTCTGAACTTCTAAAG TTACTTGCAAATCAGCTCGAACCTCTAACAGAGCAGCAATTGATGGGGATATGCAATCTCCAGCAGTCGTCGCAACAGGCTGAAGATGCTCTCTCTCAAGGGATGGAGGCCTTACAGCAGTCCCTAGCAGAAACATTGGCTGGGTCTCTTGGCCCCTCTGTATCATCAGGAAATGTCGCAAATTACATGGGTCAGATGGCTATGGCTATGGGAAAACTTGGAACTCTTGAGAATTTTCTTCGCCAG GCTGATAATCTGCGGCAGCAAACCTTACAACAAATGCATCGAATCTTGACGACCAGACAGTCTGCTCGGGCACTTCTTGCCATAAACGATTACTTCTCGCGTCTTCGTGCCTTGAGCTCCCTCTGGCTTGCTAGGCCTAGAGAGTGA
- the LOC121977191 gene encoding chlorophyllase-2-like isoform X4 gives MSDVNAAVRLFEHGDHTVKLINEDSSPSQSPSPPPKPLLIAAPIEEGDYPMLLFLHGYLLCNSFYSQLLLHVASHGFIVVAPQLYSVAGPDSADEIRAAAATVDWLIPGLTHVLPRHVRPNPAKLAVAGHSRGGKVALALALGHEKTSLRLSALIGVDPVDGMDRGKQTHPPILTYAPRSFDLKGTPAMVIGSGLGGLRRNPLFPPCAPEGVSHGDFFAECCPPAYHLVAREYGHLDVLDDETKGVRGKATYCLCKNGRERRPMREFAAGAMVAFMKAYLEGERRCLRGIREEPAAVPVELSVVTYLEAED, from the coding sequence ATGTCCGACGTGAACGCCGCCGTCAGGCTCTTCGAGCACGGAGATCATACGGTGAAGCTCATCAACGAAGACTCCTCGCCGTCGCAGTCGCCCTCCCCTCCGCCGAAGCCTCTCCTCATCGCGGCCCCTATTGAGGAAGGTGACTACCCCATGCTCCTCTTCCTCCACGGCTACCTCCTATGCAACTCCTTCTACTCTCAGCTCCTCCTCCACGTCGCCTCCCACGGATTCATCGTCGTCGCCCCGCAGTTATACTCGGTGGCGGGACCGGACTCCGCCGACGAGATCCGCGCCGCGGCGGCCACGGTGGACTGGTTGATCCCGGGACTCACTCACGTTCTTCCCAGGCACGTCCGACCGAACCCCGCCAAGCTCGCCGTCGCCGGCCACAGCCGCGGCGGCAAGGTCGCATTAGCCCTGGCCCTCGGCCACGAGAAGACCAGCCTCCGCCTCTCGGCGCTCATCGGCGTCGACCCCGTCGACGGCATGGACAGGGGCAAGCAGACGCACCCGCCCATCCTCACCTACGCCCCCCGGTCCTTCGACCTCAAGGGCACGCCAGCGATGGTGATCGGATCCGGACTCGGAGGGCTGAGGCGGAACCCCCTGTTTCCGCCATGCGCGCCGGAGGGGGTGAGCCACGGCGACTTCTTCGCCGAGTGCTGCCCGCCGGCGTACCACTTGGTGGCGAGGGAGTACGGGCACCTGGACGTGCTCGATGACGAGACCAAGGGGGTGAGGGGGAAGGCGACCTACTGCCTGTGCAAGAACGGGAGGGAGAGGAGGCCTATGAGGGAGTTCGCCGCCGGCGCGATGGTGGCGTTCATGAAGGCTTACTTGGAAGGAGAGAGGCGGTGTCTGAGGGGCATCCGCGAGGAGCCAGCCGCTGTACCGGTGGAGCTCTCCGTCGTCACATATTTGGAAGCAGAGGATTAG
- the LOC121977191 gene encoding uncharacterized protein LOC121977191 isoform X1, which translates to MAESGGGRGERRPVRCPNCDELLPGLANLTAHRCGDRSATSRARRDLPPTDFSLERDTVGFNSREERDRLGFIPEFTSRRRPASNSDDRADGRRVERGSNCVVGRQPSSSKSLLSDSTSFSDDVAPAFCRMPEDHMKPNPLANYGDDRSKTKKNQYRKDGAELWSNDPLLLLRQLDELRDRISKSSEFLEKPRAKMPAVNERSVYYRRSHEILSKTKERVSVTEPYSSGMTNFHSDGYIHRQLDVVPLSSYHSDEFDLQHRKYKLLPESTPYSITNQGRFGLAQNSRVPSLGIQMFRMKEHNEGGARAEKSKTKEKHHCQAFAGATPFVICSSCFELLKLPQDNTLLVSKKLRRLRCGSCSEVFCVELIGKRLVISSHSPSLAVSKANDSSRAKVNQHEQYKAQTSSKSDVSSISEEHGVPCQAILPTDDNNSSPFTSSHVLMEQESIDLPDPENLKGLSVASNRSEHVENPDSTDVSAVADLLIQDSLSFLLSSQKDISETGSKKEHSDEEVRIYDDDKFHQSPEQGEEITGIDLSLNDYSSSSLDHNDIEKHQSQMGTEKTNDPSVLNTILKDTPQIKMPAKAKKSQVSVNGYLIPDHLVRKAEKKAGSIFPGEYWYDWHAGFWGVMRQPCLGIIPPFIEEFNYPMPANCAGGNTGVILNGRELHRKDLNLLVSRGLPFSAGQPYILDFSGNLFDEVSNEHLGNFGKLAPTVEKMRRGFGMRAPM; encoded by the exons ATGGCGGAGAGCGGTGGCGGACGAGGCGAGAGGCGGCCCGTGCGCTGTCCCAACTGCGACGAGCTCCTCCCCGGCCTCGCGAACTTGACGGCCCACCGCTGCGGTGATCGAAGTGCTACTTCCCGAG CAAGGAGAGATCTCCCACCTACTGATTTCTCGTTGGAGAGGGATACCGTAGGATTCAATTCGAGAGAAGAACGAGATAGATTAGGGTTTATTCCAGAATTTACAAGTAGAAGAAGGCCTGCCTCCAATTCTGATGATAGGGCTGATGGGAGACGTGTAGAGAGGGGAAGTAACTGTGTAGTTGGTAGGCAACCTTCATCATCTAAATCTCTGCTTAGTGATTCTACCTCCTTCTCAGACGATGTAGCACCTGCATTCTGCCGAATGCCAGAAGATCATATGAAGCCCAATCCCTTGGCGAATTATGGAGATGACCGTTCCAAGACGAAGAAGAACCAATATCGGAAAGATGGAGCTGAATTGTGGAGTAATGACCCGTTGCTGCTTCTGCGacaacttgatgaattaagggaTCGTATCAGTAAATCTTCTGAGTTCTTGGAAAAACCGAGAGCAAAGATGCCTGCAGTGAACGAAAGGTCAGTATATTATAGACGATCACATGAGATTCTGAGCAAGACAAAGGAAAGAGTGAGTGTGACTGAACCCTATTCTTCAGGCATGACAAACTTTCATAGTGATGGATACATCCATAGACAATTAGATGTAGTTCCTCTATCCTCTTACCATAGTGATGAATTTGACCTTCAGCATCGAAAATATAAGCTATTACCAGAAAGCACTCCCTACTCAATCACCAACCAAGGGCGCTTTGGTCTTGCACAGAATAGTAGGGTTCCTTCTCTTGGTATCCAAATGTTCAGGATGAAAGAACACAATGAAGGAGGAGCAAGAGctgaaaaatccaaaacaaagGAAAAGCATCATTGTCAAGCTTTTGCTGGTGCAACTCCTTTCGTGATATGCTCTAGCTGCTTTGAGTTACTGAAGCTACCTCAAGATAATACTCTACTCGTGTCAAAAAAATTAAGAAGGTTGCGGTGTGGATCATGCTCGGAGGTATTTTGCGTTGAACTTATTGGAAAAAGGCTTGTCATTTCTTCCCATTCACCATCATTAGCTGTTTCTAAAGCCAATGACAGCTCTCGTGCCAAAGTCAACCAGCATGAGCAATATAAAGCACAAACTAGTAGTAAATCAGATGTTTCTTCAATTTCTGAAGAACATGGTGTCCCGTGCCAAGCTATTCTGCCAACAGATGACAATAACTCATCTCCTTTCACATCTAGCCATGTACTGATGGAACAAGAAAGTATAGATTTACCTGATCCAGAGAACTTGAAGGGGCTTTCAGTGGCTTCTAATAGGTCCGAGCATGTAGAAAACCCAGACAGCACAGATGTATCAGCTGTTGCAGATTTACTGATTCAGGACAGTTTATCTTTCTTGTTATCCAGTCAAAAGGACATTTCTGAAACTGGTAGCAAGAAGGAACATTCTGATGAAGAAGTAAGAATCTACGACGATGATAAGTTTCACCAGAGTCCTGAACAAGGCGAAGAAATAACTGGGATTGATCTGTCACTGAATGACTATTCCAGTTCCTCTCTGGATCATAATGATATAGAGAAACATCAAAGCCAAATGGGCACTGAAAAGACTAATGATCCATCAGTTCTAAATACAATCCTCAAAGATACACCGCAAATTAAGATGCCGGCAAAAGCTAAAAAATCTCAAGTTTCAGTTAATGGTTATCTAATTCCTGATCACTTAGTTCGGAAGGCTGAAAAAAAGGCCGGAAGCATTTTTCCTGGAGAATATTG GTACGATTGGCATGCTGGATTTTGGGGTGTCATGCGACAGCCATGTCTTGGCATAATTCCT CCATTTATCGAAGAGTTCAACTATCCTATGCCTGCAAACTGTGCTGGTGGGAACACTGGTGTCATCTTGAACGGAAGAGAGCTCCATAGGAAAGATCTCAATTTACTGGTTAGTCGAGGACTACCATTCTCAGCTGGTCAACCTTATATTCTTGATTTTTCAGGGAATCTCTTTGATGAAGTCTCTAATGAACATCTGGGTAATTTTGGGAAGCTTGCCCCAAC AGTTGAGAAAATGAGACGTGGATTTGGCATGAGAGCTCCAATGTGA
- the LOC121977191 gene encoding uncharacterized protein LOC121977191 isoform X3 — protein sequence MAESGGGRGERRPVRCPNCDELLPGLANLTAHRCGDRSATSRARRDLPPTDFSLERDTVGFNSREERDRLGFIPEFTSRRRPASNSDDRADGRRVERGSNCVVGRQPSSSKSLLSDSTSFSDDVAPAFCRMPEDHMKPNPLANYGDDRSKTKKNQYRKDGAELWSNDPLLLLRQLDELRDRISKSSEFLEKPRAKMPAVNERSVYYRRSHEILSKTKERVSVTEPYSSGMTNFHSDGYIHRQLDVVPLSSYHSDEFDLQHRKYKLLPESTPYSITNQGRFGLAQNSRVPSLGIQMFRMKEHNEGGARAEKSKTKEKHHCQAFAGATPFVICSSCFELLKLPQDNTLLVSKKLRRLRCGSCSEVFCVELIGKRLVISSHSPSLAVSKANDSSRAKVNQHEQYKAQTSSKSDVSSISEEHGVPCQAILPTDDNNSSPFTSSHVLMEQESIDLPDPENLKGLSVASNRSEHVENPDSTDVSAVADLLIQDSLSFLLSSQKDISETGSKKEHSDEEVRIYDDDKFHQSPEQGEEITGIDLSLNDYSSSSLDHNDIEKHQSQMGTEKTNDPSVLNTILKDTPQIKMPAKAKKSQVSVNGYLIPDHLVRKAEKKAGSIFPGEYWYDWHAGFWGVMRQPCLGIIPPFIEEFNYPMPANCAGGNTGVILNGRELHRESL from the exons ATGGCGGAGAGCGGTGGCGGACGAGGCGAGAGGCGGCCCGTGCGCTGTCCCAACTGCGACGAGCTCCTCCCCGGCCTCGCGAACTTGACGGCCCACCGCTGCGGTGATCGAAGTGCTACTTCCCGAG CAAGGAGAGATCTCCCACCTACTGATTTCTCGTTGGAGAGGGATACCGTAGGATTCAATTCGAGAGAAGAACGAGATAGATTAGGGTTTATTCCAGAATTTACAAGTAGAAGAAGGCCTGCCTCCAATTCTGATGATAGGGCTGATGGGAGACGTGTAGAGAGGGGAAGTAACTGTGTAGTTGGTAGGCAACCTTCATCATCTAAATCTCTGCTTAGTGATTCTACCTCCTTCTCAGACGATGTAGCACCTGCATTCTGCCGAATGCCAGAAGATCATATGAAGCCCAATCCCTTGGCGAATTATGGAGATGACCGTTCCAAGACGAAGAAGAACCAATATCGGAAAGATGGAGCTGAATTGTGGAGTAATGACCCGTTGCTGCTTCTGCGacaacttgatgaattaagggaTCGTATCAGTAAATCTTCTGAGTTCTTGGAAAAACCGAGAGCAAAGATGCCTGCAGTGAACGAAAGGTCAGTATATTATAGACGATCACATGAGATTCTGAGCAAGACAAAGGAAAGAGTGAGTGTGACTGAACCCTATTCTTCAGGCATGACAAACTTTCATAGTGATGGATACATCCATAGACAATTAGATGTAGTTCCTCTATCCTCTTACCATAGTGATGAATTTGACCTTCAGCATCGAAAATATAAGCTATTACCAGAAAGCACTCCCTACTCAATCACCAACCAAGGGCGCTTTGGTCTTGCACAGAATAGTAGGGTTCCTTCTCTTGGTATCCAAATGTTCAGGATGAAAGAACACAATGAAGGAGGAGCAAGAGctgaaaaatccaaaacaaagGAAAAGCATCATTGTCAAGCTTTTGCTGGTGCAACTCCTTTCGTGATATGCTCTAGCTGCTTTGAGTTACTGAAGCTACCTCAAGATAATACTCTACTCGTGTCAAAAAAATTAAGAAGGTTGCGGTGTGGATCATGCTCGGAGGTATTTTGCGTTGAACTTATTGGAAAAAGGCTTGTCATTTCTTCCCATTCACCATCATTAGCTGTTTCTAAAGCCAATGACAGCTCTCGTGCCAAAGTCAACCAGCATGAGCAATATAAAGCACAAACTAGTAGTAAATCAGATGTTTCTTCAATTTCTGAAGAACATGGTGTCCCGTGCCAAGCTATTCTGCCAACAGATGACAATAACTCATCTCCTTTCACATCTAGCCATGTACTGATGGAACAAGAAAGTATAGATTTACCTGATCCAGAGAACTTGAAGGGGCTTTCAGTGGCTTCTAATAGGTCCGAGCATGTAGAAAACCCAGACAGCACAGATGTATCAGCTGTTGCAGATTTACTGATTCAGGACAGTTTATCTTTCTTGTTATCCAGTCAAAAGGACATTTCTGAAACTGGTAGCAAGAAGGAACATTCTGATGAAGAAGTAAGAATCTACGACGATGATAAGTTTCACCAGAGTCCTGAACAAGGCGAAGAAATAACTGGGATTGATCTGTCACTGAATGACTATTCCAGTTCCTCTCTGGATCATAATGATATAGAGAAACATCAAAGCCAAATGGGCACTGAAAAGACTAATGATCCATCAGTTCTAAATACAATCCTCAAAGATACACCGCAAATTAAGATGCCGGCAAAAGCTAAAAAATCTCAAGTTTCAGTTAATGGTTATCTAATTCCTGATCACTTAGTTCGGAAGGCTGAAAAAAAGGCCGGAAGCATTTTTCCTGGAGAATATTG GTACGATTGGCATGCTGGATTTTGGGGTGTCATGCGACAGCCATGTCTTGGCATAATTCCT CCATTTATCGAAGAGTTCAACTATCCTATGCCTGCAAACTGTGCTGGTGGGAACACTGGTGTCATCTTGAACGGAAGAGAGCTCCATAG GGAATCTCTTTGA
- the LOC121977194 gene encoding EPIDERMAL PATTERNING FACTOR-like protein 4, producing MALLRRRRRLCLSAVFAVLLFTAALGTGFAAIAQATEETTRPKRSAFAVLLTRRRLVGSFPPSCRARCGRCFPCRPVQVAIQQAGRIVPEEYYPEAWRCECGSKLFMP from the exons ATGGCTcttctccgccgccgccgccgtctcTGCCTCTCCGCTGTCTTCGCTGTCCTCTTGTTCACCGCAGCTCTCG GGACTGGATTCGCTGCGATCGCTCAGGCCACGGAAGAGACGACGAGGCCGAAGCGATCGGCGTTCGCCGTGCTCTTGACTCGGCGGCGACTCGTGGGATCGTTCCCCCCGTCGTGCCGAGCCCGATGCGGCCGGTGCTTCCCTTGCCGCCCGGTGCAGGTGGCGATCCAACAGGCCGGTCGGATCGTGCCGGAAGAGTACTACCCGGAAGCCTGGCGATGCGAGTGCGGCAGCAAGCTCTTTATGCCCTGA
- the LOC121977190 gene encoding 3'-5' exonuclease eri-1-like, whose translation MIDPAAEVQMQGNNEASQGCPEDAASQSNSKENGPFIKCIVEPKDRKDATIYDFMNKNSSVIWEPYAMVNQGYNGPFYRQETYPPPFVSPDFLMMQQVHLNAFENNIYPINLNYSYPIENRFSYMPTVNMFSQPYPYKGYIQEFQYFVVIDFEATCDKERNLHPQEIIEFPSVLVNSSTGQLEAFFQTYVRPAYHQHLTDFCKELTGIQQIQVDRGVPLSEALIMHDKWLEKKGIKHKSFAVVTWSDWDCRVMLESECKFKKIRKPPYFDRWVNLKLPFREMFGVHCNLKKAVELAGLTWEGRPHCGLDDACNTARLLVHLMDRGFKFSITNSLNLFSDQNQQAQKPREPAAALIPSRPFVDTSRKEKHTCYCGVLSRECFVRKPGPTQGKSFFACGNWTATRRNICNYFHWASS comes from the exons ATGATTGATCCGGCGGCCGAAG TTCAAATGCAAGGAAACAATGAGGCATCCCAAGGATGCCCCGAAGATGCTGCATCTCAATCTAATTCTAAAGAAAATGGGCCATTTATTAAATGTATTGTCGAGCCTAAAGATAGGAAGGATGCAACCATTTATGATTTTATGAATAAAAATAGCTCAGTGATCTGGGAGCCTTATGCAATGGTAAATCAAGGTTACAATGGACCATTCTATAGACAAGAAACATATCCACCACCATTTGTCTCTCCTGATTTTTTGATGATGCAACAAGTCCACCTGAATGCCTTTGAGAACAATATCTATCCAATAAACCTGAATTATTCATATCCTATTGAAAACAGATTTAGTTATATGCCAACAGTCAACATGTTTTCTCAACCATATCCGTATAAAGGTTACATACAAGAATTTCAGTACTTCGTGGTTATTGACTTTGAGGCCACTTGCGACAAAGAAAGGAATCTGCATCCACAAGAGATCATTGAGTTCCCCTCTGTGCTAGTCAACAGTTCAACTGGCCAACTAGAAGCTTTTTTCCAAACATATGTGCGGCCTGCATATCACCAACACCTTACTGATTTCTGCAAGGAGCTTACTGGGATTCAGCAAATTCAG GTAGACAGAGGTGTTCCTTTAAGTGAAGCTCTAATCATGCATGACAAATGGCTGGAAAAGAAAGGAATCAAGCACAAAAGCTTTGCAGTAGTCACGTGGTCTGACTGGGATTGCCGTGTCATGTTAGAATCTGAATGCAAATTTAAAAAGATCAGGAAACCTCCCTACTTTGACAG GTGGGTCAACCTAAAGCTTCCATTTCGGGAAATGTTTGGTGTCCACTGCAATCTCAAGAAAGCTGTCGAGCTTGCTGGCTTGACATGGGAGGGTCGTCCGCACTGTGGCCTTGATGACGCCTGTAACACTGCACGCCTTCTTGTCCATCTCATGGATAGGGGCTTCAAGTTCTCCATTACCAATTCCTTGAATCTTTTCTCTGATCAAAACCAACAAGCACAGAAGCCAAGAGAACCAGCAGCTGCTCTCATCCCCTCTCGTCCCTTTGTAGACACCAGTCGGAAGGAGAAACATACATGCTACTGTGGGGTACTTAGCAGAGAATGCTTTGTCCGCAAGCCCGGACCAACTCAAGGAAAATCTTTCTTTGCGTGCGGCAATTGGACCGCAACAAGGAGGAACATATGCAACTATTTTCACTGGGCTTCTAGCTGA